From the genome of Pseudoxanthomonas sp.:
ACGATGCCACCACGCTGAAGGAAATCCAGGTCACCAGTTCGCGGGTGAAGGACTATTCGGCCAAGGACGTTTCCTCGGACAAATTCACCCAGCCGCTCCTGGACACGCCGCAGACGATCCAAGTGATCACCAATGACCTGTTCACCGAGCAGGGCGCGACCAATCTGACCGAAGCCCTGCGCAACTCACCGGGCGTGGGCACCTTCTATGCGGGCGAGAATGGCAACACCACCACCGGTGACGCCATCTACATGCGCGGCTTCGACACCTCCAGCAGCATCTTCGTCGACGGCATCCGCGACACCGGCTCGATCTCGCGCGACGTGTTCAACATCGAACAGGTCGAAGTGGAAAAGGGTCCGGCCGGCACCGACACCGGCCGCGCCGCGCCGACCGGCTCGATCAACATGGTCAGCAAGCACGCGTTCCTGCGCAATGCCGCCGCCGGCACGGTCGCCGCCGGTATCGATGGCCAGAAGCGCATCACCGGCGACTGGAACCAGGTGCTTGATGCGGCTTCCGGCACCGCCCTGCGGGTCAATGTCATGGGCCAGGACAGCGACGTCCCCGGCCGCGACAAGGTCAACAACAAGCGCTGGGGCATCGCACCGACCCTGGCCGTGGGTCTGGATACCGCGACGCGCTTCTACCTGGACCTGCTGTACGTCAAGCAGGACAACATCCCCGACGGCAACGTGCCCACCATCGGCCTGCCTGGCTGGACGCCCCAGCCTGGCCTGGAACAGCTCGCCGGCCATCCTGTGGATCCGGAAAATTTCTACGGCACCCGCGCCGACCATGACGATGTCACCGCGCAGATGGCGACGTTCCGTTTCGAGCACGACTTTTCCGATGCGCTCAAACTGACCAACACCGCACGCTGGGGCAAGACCGAGCAGGACTACCTGCTGACCGCCTTCATGAGCACCGGCGGTGCCACCGGCAACATCAAGTACACCGACGTCAACGACCTGTCGAGCTACACGATGGCGCGCAGTACCCCGACCTTCAAGGATCAGGAAAACACCATCCTGACCGACCAGCTGAACCTGCGTGCCGACTTCAGCACCGGCGCGGTCGTCCACAACCTGGTGACTGGCCTGGAGTTCACCCGCGAAGAGCAGAAGGCCTACGGCCAGGCCGTGACCGGCGGCACCACCTGGACCCCGGCCAATCTGTACAACCCGGACTGGAACGCCACCGGACTGACCTGGGCGCACAGCGGCGCCGATAGCGAAGGCAAGACCACCACCTCGTCGGCCTACCTGTTCGACACCCTGAAGTTCGGCGAGCAGTTCCTGATCACCGCCGGCGTGCGCGTGGACCACTACAAGACCGAATTCAATAGCCTGGTGGCCTGCGGTGCGCGTGGCGCGCCGGTCTGCGGCACCTCGCCCACCGGCACCATCGTCCCGGGCGTGGACGCCGACGCGTCCGACACGCTGTTCAACTGGAAGCTGGGCGCGGTCTACAAGGTCGGCAACCTGGTCAGCCTGTACACCAACTACGCCATCTCCCAGCAGCCCCCGGGCGGCAACAACTTCACCTTCAGCACCTCGGCCAACAGCCTGGACAATCCCAACCTGGATCCGCAGAAGGCCAAGACAGC
Proteins encoded in this window:
- a CDS encoding catecholate siderophore receptor Fiu — its product is MSHIRSRKHAPHARPLAAAALVTSLALALPALAADPVAASAGADAPQKTDRDDATTLKEIQVTSSRVKDYSAKDVSSDKFTQPLLDTPQTIQVITNDLFTEQGATNLTEALRNSPGVGTFYAGENGNTTTGDAIYMRGFDTSSSIFVDGIRDTGSISRDVFNIEQVEVEKGPAGTDTGRAAPTGSINMVSKHAFLRNAAAGTVAAGIDGQKRITGDWNQVLDAASGTALRVNVMGQDSDVPGRDKVNNKRWGIAPTLAVGLDTATRFYLDLLYVKQDNIPDGNVPTIGLPGWTPQPGLEQLAGHPVDPENFYGTRADHDDVTAQMATFRFEHDFSDALKLTNTARWGKTEQDYLLTAFMSTGGATGNIKYTDVNDLSSYTMARSTPTFKDQENTILTDQLNLRADFSTGAVVHNLVTGLEFTREEQKAYGQAVTGGTTWTPANLYNPDWNATGLTWAHSGADSEGKTTTSSAYLFDTLKFGEQFLITAGVRVDHYKTEFNSLVACGARGAPVCGTSPTGTIVPGVDADASDTLFNWKLGAVYKVGNLVSLYTNYAISQQPPGGNNFTFSTSANSLDNPNLDPQKAKTAEIGTKWNLLDERLLLSAALFQTEVTNELVQDPADTAVYYQTGKKKVSGVELSMVGKLTDNWAVTAGYTTMNTKVEEGAAVTSDGSNNLTYTPDDAFTGWSTYRLPFGLTLGGGVRYSGRMHRGTDGAVGTPTYTKSYTVWDAVATYTVNDHLDLRLNGYNLFDKDYVASINKSGYRYSPGASRTVLLSADFRF